From the genome of Segatella hominis, one region includes:
- a CDS encoding nucleotidyltransferase family protein, which translates to MEIYFRLIQFSLGLYEGKEFLDGTALTGFDWKAFFDFVKKQTLVGIAMDGVQKLPKGVAPTENLLLIWFGLSHKLMMRNSILNKATAYVYKKIREAGYPCCILKGQGNAMLYPHPASRTPGDVDVWVDASREEIRSLACSLAKDKGYVSDESLNHVGLFINEIAVELHSTPAIMANFFYNHRLQKWLNEEKGRQCSHLVSLGSRPVSSGSDAQKGLAEMKVAVPTASFNAVYQLYHLYHHYFYEGVGLRQVLDYYFVVTGLMDELEKLQTGSAISDSENHSSLTEIQQTLKQLGLWNFAGAMMYVLREVLGLSEDKMLVPVDIRRGEMLLHEILAGGNFGRYDSRNGLGNGFIGHNLQRLCRDLRFLRYYPAEALSEPLFRIWHYGWRHFLPKRTLEMRKTIK; encoded by the coding sequence ATGGAAATATATTTTCGTTTGATACAGTTTTCCTTAGGACTTTATGAAGGAAAGGAGTTCTTGGATGGAACAGCACTGACAGGTTTCGACTGGAAGGCTTTCTTCGATTTCGTCAAGAAACAAACCTTGGTGGGAATCGCGATGGATGGAGTCCAGAAGTTGCCTAAGGGAGTAGCTCCTACCGAGAACTTGTTGTTGATTTGGTTCGGACTGAGCCACAAGCTCATGATGCGCAATAGTATCCTGAATAAAGCCACAGCGTATGTATATAAGAAAATAAGAGAGGCAGGTTATCCTTGTTGTATTCTGAAGGGCCAGGGCAATGCTATGCTTTATCCCCATCCTGCTTCGAGAACTCCGGGTGATGTGGATGTGTGGGTAGATGCTTCCCGCGAAGAAATCCGTTCCTTGGCTTGTTCTCTGGCGAAAGATAAGGGGTATGTAAGCGATGAGAGTCTCAATCATGTGGGACTTTTCATCAATGAAATAGCCGTTGAACTTCATTCCACTCCTGCCATCATGGCCAATTTCTTCTATAATCACCGTTTGCAGAAATGGCTGAATGAGGAGAAGGGAAGACAGTGCAGCCATCTGGTTAGTTTGGGCAGTCGTCCGGTTTCATCTGGTAGCGATGCACAGAAGGGACTGGCTGAGATGAAGGTTGCCGTTCCTACGGCTTCTTTTAATGCAGTCTATCAGTTGTATCATCTCTATCATCACTATTTCTATGAAGGAGTAGGGTTGCGTCAGGTGCTTGATTATTATTTCGTAGTGACGGGTTTGATGGATGAATTGGAAAAACTGCAGACGGGTTCTGCTATTTCAGATTCGGAAAATCATTCTTCTCTGACTGAAATCCAGCAGACGTTGAAGCAGTTAGGATTATGGAATTTTGCAGGAGCGATGATGTATGTTTTGCGTGAAGTGTTAGGACTTTCGGAGGACAAGATGTTGGTTCCTGTAGATATCCGACGGGGCGAGATGTTGCTTCATGAAATACTTGCTGGTGGAAATTTCGGCAGGTATGACAGTCGCAATGGTCTTGGAAATGGTTTTATTGGTCATAATTTGCAGCGTTTATGTCGCGACTTGCGATTCCTGCGCTATTATCCAGCTGAGGCTCTGAGCGAACCTCTGTTCCGCATCTGGCATTATGGCTGGCGCCATTTCCTGCCAAAAAGGACATTAGAAATGAGAAAGACGATAAAATGA